In Candidatus Margulisiibacteriota bacterium, a single window of DNA contains:
- a CDS encoding alpha/beta fold hydrolase — MSKLPAVILVAVFFASCCAAAVDPSDVSLKALQQKRYYGRELKLVHTLAKEKDYTRYYITYKSGDLSISGIMNVPKGSGPFPVIITAHGYISTKVYTSGRGLKREQDYLAKRGYVVLHPDYRNHAFSDKDPDNEYRLYTGYTEDVINAVYALKNSTLDFVDKDNIGMLGHSMGGGIALNMMASKPGLVKAYVLMAPTSIDYRDNFERWIARRPAREEKKIPAKYGASPVRHNIIDRYGTPDSNPAFWDSLSVRGYLSNIMDPVMIHHGTKDDSVPLSWSKKLQERLKGLGKESALYIYEGEPHEFIKAWPLVMKRTADFFDALLK, encoded by the coding sequence ATGTCAAAATTACCGGCAGTTATTCTTGTTGCGGTTTTTTTTGCTTCGTGCTGCGCAGCGGCTGTTGATCCGTCCGATGTTTCGCTTAAGGCGCTGCAGCAAAAGCGATATTACGGCAGAGAGCTTAAGCTCGTACATACTCTCGCAAAAGAAAAGGATTATACCCGCTACTATATAACTTACAAAAGCGGCGACTTGAGCATTTCCGGCATAATGAACGTTCCTAAAGGCAGCGGTCCTTTCCCTGTTATTATCACGGCTCACGGCTATATAAGCACAAAGGTCTATACCAGCGGCAGAGGGCTAAAGCGCGAACAGGACTATCTTGCCAAAAGGGGATATGTTGTGCTCCACCCGGATTACCGCAACCATGCCTTCTCGGATAAGGATCCGGACAACGAATACCGGCTCTATACCGGTTATACGGAAGATGTTATCAATGCGGTCTATGCTCTCAAGAATTCTACCCTCGACTTTGTTGATAAGGACAATATCGGAATGCTGGGCCATTCGATGGGAGGGGGCATTGCGCTAAATATGATGGCCTCTAAGCCCGGCCTGGTAAAAGCCTATGTGCTGATGGCTCCCACCAGCATAGACTACCGCGATAACTTTGAAAGATGGATAGCAAGAAGGCCGGCCAGGGAAGAAAAAAAGATCCCTGCCAAATACGGGGCAAGTCCCGTCAGGCACAATATAATAGATAGGTACGGTACGCCGGACTCGAACCCGGCTTTCTGGGATTCCCTTTCGGTCAGAGGCTACCTGTCCAATATCATGGACCCTGTCATGATACATCACGGAACAAAAGACGACTCTGTTCCTTTGTCCTGGTCCAAAAAACTCCAGGAGCGGCTCAAGGGGCTTGGCAAGGAAAGCGCTCTCTACATATATGAAGGGGAGCCGCATGAGTTCATCAAGGCCTGGCCTCTGGTCATGAAAAGAACGGCCGATTTTTTTGATGCTCTCCTCAAATAA
- a CDS encoding bifunctional methionine sulfoxide reductase B/A protein has protein sequence MKKENGKMKIFDSEIGKVVIVNRVSRPDEEWKKILTPEQYEITTRKATERSFSCPFLIESKELGIYKCVRCGTDLFTTNAKFDSGTGWPSYFEPVSDLNIAYKEDFLLGSMRTEVLCARCGSHLGHVFDDGPPPSGKRYCINGIALMFVRSGKSKFDEAAFGGGCFWHVEEEFRKLAGVIDTAAGYAGGQVPEPSYEEVCRGDTGHAEVVHVKFDPGTIPYEKLLDVFWSIHDPTQLNRQGPDVGDQYRSVIFYYSPSQKEAAQRSKEKLERSRRYNSPVVTQILPAKDFFRAEEYHQRYLEKKDGHKSAH, from the coding sequence ATGAAAAAAGAAAACGGCAAGATGAAGATCTTTGACTCTGAGATAGGCAAAGTCGTTATAGTGAACAGGGTTAGCAGACCAGATGAGGAATGGAAAAAGATCTTGACGCCAGAGCAGTATGAAATAACAACAAGAAAAGCTACCGAGCGGTCTTTTAGCTGCCCGTTTCTAATAGAATCGAAGGAGCTCGGCATCTATAAATGTGTTCGGTGCGGCACCGATCTTTTTACAACGAACGCAAAATTTGATTCAGGTACCGGGTGGCCCAGCTATTTTGAGCCTGTTTCGGACCTCAACATAGCATATAAGGAAGACTTCTTGCTTGGCAGCATGAGAACCGAAGTTCTTTGTGCCAGGTGCGGTTCTCACCTCGGCCATGTGTTTGACGATGGCCCGCCTCCTTCAGGAAAAAGATATTGCATAAACGGTATTGCTCTAATGTTTGTTCGGTCAGGTAAAAGCAAGTTTGACGAAGCCGCTTTCGGGGGTGGCTGCTTTTGGCATGTGGAAGAGGAATTTAGAAAACTTGCCGGAGTTATTGATACTGCTGCGGGTTATGCAGGAGGACAGGTCCCGGAACCATCTTATGAAGAAGTCTGCCGCGGGGATACGGGCCATGCAGAAGTGGTGCATGTTAAATTTGATCCCGGAACTATCCCCTACGAAAAACTGCTTGATGTTTTCTGGAGTATACATGATCCGACGCAGTTGAACAGACAGGGCCCGGATGTCGGAGATCAATACAGGTCCGTGATCTTCTATTATTCTCCTTCGCAAAAGGAAGCAGCGCAAAGATCGAAAGAAAAACTGGAAAGAAGCCGCAGATACAACAGTCCCGTCGTTACGCAGATACTTCCGGCAAAGGACTTTTTTAGGGCAGAAGAATATCATCAGCGATATCTTGAGAAAAAAGACGGCCATAAGTCCGCACATTAA